One Corynebacterium tuberculostearicum DNA window includes the following coding sequences:
- a CDS encoding rhodanese-related sulfurtransferase: MTIGKVLLYYCFTPIEDPTAIMLWQRTLCESLGLKGRILISEHGINGTVGGDMEACKRYVRQTKEYPGFKRMQFKWSEGGADDFPRLSVKVRDEIVAFGAPGELKVDENGVVGGGVHLKPEEVNKLVEERGEEVVFFDGRNAMEAEIGKFKNAVVPDVKTTHDFIEEIESGKYDWMKDKPVVSYCTGGIRCEILSSLMKNRGFKEVYQIDGGIVRYGEKYGNDGLWEGSMYVFDKRMHHEFGQGLQDPGFIQLGHCVHCGKGTNTFHNCINEDTCRQQVLICDDCIQHVETQHCGRPDCAEVAAQLAKQES, translated from the coding sequence GTGACTATTGGCAAAGTTCTCCTATATTACTGCTTTACCCCCATCGAAGATCCCACCGCAATCATGCTGTGGCAGCGCACCTTGTGCGAGTCCCTGGGGCTCAAGGGGCGCATCCTCATTTCCGAGCACGGCATCAACGGCACCGTTGGCGGCGATATGGAAGCCTGCAAGCGCTACGTCCGCCAGACCAAGGAATACCCAGGCTTTAAGCGCATGCAGTTTAAGTGGTCCGAGGGCGGCGCGGATGACTTCCCGCGCCTTTCGGTCAAGGTGCGCGATGAAATCGTGGCCTTTGGCGCGCCGGGCGAGCTGAAGGTCGATGAAAACGGCGTCGTCGGCGGCGGCGTGCACCTCAAGCCAGAAGAGGTAAATAAGCTGGTAGAAGAACGTGGTGAGGAGGTCGTTTTCTTTGACGGCCGCAACGCCATGGAAGCGGAGATTGGCAAGTTTAAAAATGCCGTCGTGCCCGATGTGAAAACCACGCATGATTTCATCGAGGAAATCGAGTCCGGCAAGTATGACTGGATGAAGGATAAGCCGGTGGTGTCCTACTGCACCGGTGGCATTCGCTGCGAGATCCTGTCTTCGTTGATGAAGAACCGTGGCTTCAAAGAGGTCTACCAGATCGATGGCGGCATCGTGCGCTACGGCGAAAAGTATGGCAATGATGGCCTGTGGGAAGGCTCCATGTATGTCTTTGACAAGCGCATGCACCACGAGTTTGGCCAAGGACTGCAAGACCCCGGCTTCATTCAGCTCGGCCACTGCGTGCACTGCGGTAAGGGCACGAATACCTTCCACAATTGCATCAATGAAGATACCTGCCGCCAGCAGGTGCTCATCTGTGATGACTGCATCCAGCACGTAGAAACCCAGCACTGCGGCCGGCCGGATTGCGCCGAGGTGGCAGCGCAGTTAGCCAAGCAGGAGAGCTAG
- a CDS encoding aminotransferase class IV, protein MSTYLWHQGSFIPSQPHPGPFNVADSWRMLGDAHSNALPLHLQRFESVAGPLPAGFVPAMLQLMGPGDLFPRISLAGGHLRLDTRPAPPARRTTQLTYVQAPDPRMQPLVKGPDFPALARYRDEYQADGTDDTAIVDSSGAMVETTTGALVAWDGETLSLPTGRALPSITLHQVVRRATDLGIRTETRPITPELAAECPLWFLNSLHGISPVSKLHAPTSVIYPPSSPLTTAWQHWWWGCFRKEPARD, encoded by the coding sequence ATGAGCACCTACCTCTGGCACCAGGGCAGCTTCATTCCAAGCCAACCTCACCCCGGCCCCTTTAACGTTGCGGATTCTTGGCGGATGCTTGGCGACGCCCACTCCAACGCCCTTCCCCTGCACCTCCAGCGCTTCGAGTCGGTGGCCGGACCGCTTCCCGCCGGCTTCGTCCCCGCGATGCTGCAGCTTATGGGCCCCGGCGATCTCTTCCCTCGCATCTCGCTAGCCGGCGGACACCTGCGCCTCGATACTCGCCCCGCGCCCCCTGCGCGCCGAACCACCCAGCTGACCTATGTGCAAGCCCCCGACCCGCGCATGCAGCCTTTAGTCAAGGGCCCCGATTTTCCAGCGCTGGCACGTTACCGCGACGAGTATCAGGCAGACGGCACCGATGACACCGCCATCGTGGATTCCTCTGGTGCCATGGTGGAGACCACCACCGGCGCACTCGTCGCCTGGGATGGGGAGACGCTCAGCCTCCCCACCGGTCGGGCGCTGCCCAGCATCACGCTGCACCAAGTTGTCCGGCGCGCCACGGACCTTGGAATTCGTACCGAAACGCGCCCCATCACCCCCGAGCTCGCCGCCGAGTGCCCCCTGTGGTTCCTCAACTCGCTCCACGGCATTAGCCCAGTCAGTAAGCTACACGCCCCCACCAGCGTCATCTATCCGCCGAGCAGCCCGCTTACCACCGCGTGGCAGCACTGGTGGTGGGGCTGCTTCCGCAAGGAACCGGCGCGCGACTAG